A window from Chrysemys picta bellii isolate R12L10 chromosome 20, ASM1138683v2, whole genome shotgun sequence encodes these proteins:
- the SAP25 gene encoding histone deacetylase complex subunit SAP25 yields MLFEEFDPRHGLWDEDGESGESEEEEALGSDWAEDRGWLQEEPRVGHSLPHPCSKSTRPRPCGRQLFSPCRPWPHDPAPSQGSLPCWAGHLSGAGLNREPTGTDLGAHPAGLAPNPTASANPAAYESPWEPGTGHSLSTRTLSHPSFYPYYAALSCSAPGTHPVPHGDRPQGSGLQGGPATGSGLLLPISSSEFFYTDPLMPPGHRVYNYLSHPSQQVCQSLRLSTPDPIMSVREASPPPCPLPPFLPPRGMKWLSQAEYNAVSALLELPYEEPACSPGESSPGTQLLLSAVEPEYGRVVTQEAANALLSLHSSPDTLGEHLGGTELPALPHGLGSVMLGAFFPHGAVGAAPL; encoded by the exons ATGCTGTTTGAGGAGTTCGACCCCCGGCACGGCCTGTGGGATGAGGACGGCGAGAGCGGCGAGTCGGAGGAGGAAGAGGCCTTGGGGTCGGACTGGGCAGAGGACAGGGGCTG GCTGCAGGAGGAGCCCAGGGTGGGTCACAGCCTCCCCCATCCGTGTAGCAAGTCTACGAGGCCTCGGCCATGTGGCCGGCAGCTCTTCTCCCCGTGCAGGCCCTGGCCCCACGACCCTGCCCCGAGCCAGGGCTCGCTCCCCTGCTGGGCAG GGCACCTTTCTGGAGCTGGGCTGAACCGTGAGCCGACGGGCACTGATCTCGGGGCTCACCCAGCTGGGCTGGCACCAAACCCGACAGCGTCTGCGAACCCGGCTGCCTACGAGAGCCCCTGGGAGCCTGGGACG GGTCACTCGCTCTCCACCCGGACGctctcccatccctccttctacCCCTACTACGCGGCTTTGTCTTGCTCCGCACCAGGGACCCATCCAGTGCCCCACGGGGACcggccccagggctctggcctgcagGGGGGCCCAGCCACTGGATCAG GTCTCCTGCTTCCCATTAGTTCCAGTGAATTCTTCTACACAGATCCCCTGATGCCCCCAGGGCACCGGGTCTACAACTACctttcccacccctcccagcag GTCTGTCAGAGTCTCCGTCTCAGCACCCCAGACCCCATCATGTCGGTCCGTGaggcctctcctcctccctgcccgctgccccccttcctgcctcccaggggCATGAAGTGGCTCTCGCAGGCAGAGTATAATGCGGTCAGTGCCCTACTggagctgccatatgaggagccGGCCTGCAGCCCCGGGGAGAGCTCGCCCGGAACCCAGCTCCTCCTGTCAGCCGTGGAACCGGAGTATGGCCGGGTGGTAACCCAGGAAGCCGCTAatgccctgctcagcctgcacaGCTCCCCAGACACACTGGGGGAGCACCTGGGGGGCACTGaactcccagcgcttccccatGGCCTTGGGTCAGTCATGCTAGGGGCCTTCTTCCCCCATGGGGCTGTAGGGGCAGCACCACTTTAA
- the LOC122173024 gene encoding E3 ubiquitin-protein ligase RNF19B-like isoform X1, producing MPSGPWRTLAEQFQVICPPGGAPGAGSPGALGRKMTCGHWVSAAGLRGWVRALLDQGITSFRCPRCPDTPWLWQELCKLGLFSDEDRATLEAQILAQDGARGSYRQCPRCQHLVQRLDPGTLRTPCLPCSQRAGALYCFCWGCRTEWRDPSSHADSRCPLQAALHDAPKIHAPRSSVHSCPSLRACPHCHALLSHTTQGCPMVVCPECRCWFCYRCLGLSGGHLRSCPIADPQLVCGSGDAVTPTSRGSRGVPGIMGLILGLWGGWI from the exons ATGCCGTCGGGGCCGTGGCGGACGCTGGCCGAGCAGTTCCAGGTGATCTGCCCCCCCGGGGGGGCCCCAG gtgCGGGGTCCCCCGGGGCGCTGGGACGGAAGATGACCTGTGGGCACTGGGTGAGCGcggctgggctgcggggctgggtGCGGGCGCTGCTGGACCag GGCATCACCTCATTCCGCTGCCCACGCTGCCCGGACACCCCTTGGCTCTGGCAGGAGCTGTGCAAACTCGGGCTCTTCTCAGACGAGGACCGGGCCACGCTGGAGGCCCAAATCCTGGCGCAGGACGGGGCTAGGGGCAGTTACCGCCAG TGCCCACGCTGCCAGCACCTCGTCCAGCGCCTGGATCCCGGGACCCTGCGCaccccttgcctgccctgctcccagcgggCCGGGGCCCTGTACTGCTTCTGCTGGGGCTGCCGCACGGAATGGAGGGACCCCTCATCCCATGCTGACTCGCGATGCCCCCTACAGGCCGCGCTGCATGACGCCCCCAAGATCCATGCCCCAAGATCGTCCGTCCACAGCTGCCCCTCGCTGCGGGCCTGTCCCCATTGCCACGCCCTCCTAAGCCACACCACGCAAGGCTGCCCCATGGTGGTCTGCCCTGAATGCAGGTGTTGGTTCTGCTACCGCTGCCTGGGTCTGTCGGGGGGACACCTGCGTTCCTGCCCCATCGCTGACCCGCAGCTGGTCTGCGGGAGTGGGGATGCGGTAACCCCAACTTCCAGGGGCAGCCGTGGAGTGCCCGGGATCATGGGCTTGATCCTGGGGCTTTGGGGAGGGTGGATCTGA
- the LOC122173024 gene encoding E3 ubiquitin-protein ligase RNF19B-like isoform X2, with protein MPSGPWRTLAEQFQVICPPGGAPGAGSPGALGRKMTCGHWGITSFRCPRCPDTPWLWQELCKLGLFSDEDRATLEAQILAQDGARGSYRQCPRCQHLVQRLDPGTLRTPCLPCSQRAGALYCFCWGCRTEWRDPSSHADSRCPLQAALHDAPKIHAPRSSVHSCPSLRACPHCHALLSHTTQGCPMVVCPECRCWFCYRCLGLSGGHLRSCPIADPQLVCGSGDAVTPTSRGSRGVPGIMGLILGLWGGWI; from the exons ATGCCGTCGGGGCCGTGGCGGACGCTGGCCGAGCAGTTCCAGGTGATCTGCCCCCCCGGGGGGGCCCCAG gtgCGGGGTCCCCCGGGGCGCTGGGACGGAAGATGACCTGTGGGCACTGG GGCATCACCTCATTCCGCTGCCCACGCTGCCCGGACACCCCTTGGCTCTGGCAGGAGCTGTGCAAACTCGGGCTCTTCTCAGACGAGGACCGGGCCACGCTGGAGGCCCAAATCCTGGCGCAGGACGGGGCTAGGGGCAGTTACCGCCAG TGCCCACGCTGCCAGCACCTCGTCCAGCGCCTGGATCCCGGGACCCTGCGCaccccttgcctgccctgctcccagcgggCCGGGGCCCTGTACTGCTTCTGCTGGGGCTGCCGCACGGAATGGAGGGACCCCTCATCCCATGCTGACTCGCGATGCCCCCTACAGGCCGCGCTGCATGACGCCCCCAAGATCCATGCCCCAAGATCGTCCGTCCACAGCTGCCCCTCGCTGCGGGCCTGTCCCCATTGCCACGCCCTCCTAAGCCACACCACGCAAGGCTGCCCCATGGTGGTCTGCCCTGAATGCAGGTGTTGGTTCTGCTACCGCTGCCTGGGTCTGTCGGGGGGACACCTGCGTTCCTGCCCCATCGCTGACCCGCAGCTGGTCTGCGGGAGTGGGGATGCGGTAACCCCAACTTCCAGGGGCAGCCGTGGAGTGCCCGGGATCATGGGCTTGATCCTGGGGCTTTGGGGAGGGTGGATCTGA
- the LOC103307096 gene encoding kallikrein-15-like produces the protein MSAILASGAAAPGVERLVWSHPCVAHSQPWQAALYAPQGFSCGGTLISPEWVLTAVHCHTGCAEGLVTCGDPPWASRSGAVRAIRNPHYNLRTKDSDLLLLKLAPPAAINEYVWPLPLATRCVPPGRRCLVLGRGTTSSPPATFSDVLHCTDMNTISAECQAAYPVGVTDNMLCAGVKDGGGDSCHGDSGGPLVCDRELQGVISWGEVECSLPNKPGVYTRVCKFLGWIRRTMWEN, from the exons atgagcgcTATCCTggcatctggtg CCGCCGCCCCGGGCGTGGAGAGGCTGGTCTGGAGTCACCCCTGCGTggcccactcccagccctggcagGCTGCCCTCTACGCCCCCCAGGGCTTCAGCTGCGGGGGGACCCTGATCAGCCCAGAGTGGGTGCTCACTGCGGTGCACTGCCACACCGG GTGCGCCGAGGGGCTCGTGACCTGCGGCGACCCGCCCTGGGCTAGCCGCTCAGGGGCCGTGCGTGCTATCCGCAACCCCCATTACAACTTGCGCACCAAAGACAGTGACCTCCTGCTGCTCAAgctagcgccccctgctgccatcAACGAGTATGTGTGGCCCCTGCCGCTGGCCACGCGCTGTGTCCCTCCCGGCCGGCGCTGCCTGGTGTTGGGGCGGGGAACGACCTCCAGCCCCCCAG cgACATTCTCCGACGTCCTACATTGCACAGACATGAACACGATCTCAGCAGAGTGTCAGGCGGCGTACCCTGTGGGCGTGACTGACAACATGTTGTGTGCGGGGGTGAAAGACGGAGGTGGGGACTCCTGCCAC GGTGACTCCGGGGGCCCTCTGGTCTGCGACAGAGAGCTCCAGGGTGTCATTTCCTGGGGAGAGGTAGAGTGCAGCCTGCCCAACAAGCCTGGGGTCTACACCAGGGTCTGCAAATTCCTGGGCTGGATCCGCAGGACCATGTGGGAGAACTGA